From the genome of Meriones unguiculatus strain TT.TT164.6M chromosome 17, Bangor_MerUng_6.1, whole genome shotgun sequence:
gtagatATTTGCTCACAAATTAATGCACTTAGACATATGTTTAAAGTATAGCTACAAGATATTACTGCATGGAGACAATTGGGCAATGCATTACACTTAATATCTCTCATTGTGAGTTCTTTGAGCAAGCTTTGACCATCTGCATAATGTTTTAAATACTGGATAAAGTGAACTTTTAAAGCCTGATTTTATTTTAGATTCCAGGCTTTCTACTTGATATTTTTCTGTATTGGTTTGTctcttaaattatttgttttcctgTTAATTTGATAGAAAGACTGACCTTGAGCTTACAATGTATTCAgtgatagccttgaactcctgattttcctaCTTCCACATCCCTAATTTTGGGATCACAGTCATGTACCAACATACTCAGCTTGATTTTTATTCCCCCTTTTAATCTGAAATGtaatgctttgttttatttattagaCTTACTAAACTGTATTTCCCCTGTCTTAATGAGTAGAAAATTATTTAGCTAGGTTCTCAAGCTAAACATCAGTGTCCGTGTTGATTCTTGCATTTCTCTTTACTGCTCatgaataataaacaaacacTAACAGTCTTCTGAACCATGTCTACCATGCCTCTTACCTCCCATCATACTCATTGGAAATCCACCATACATACTTGGTCTTGCAACTACACAGCCTGCTTGCAAGATTCTGTTTACCATTTCAGTGTGTTCCTTGCACAATGAACAAATTCTTTCCtttatgcttttctttgtttatattgaTCTTTAATGTCTTATTGCTAATGGACTTCTATAACCACTTCTCACTGTCCTTGACACCCAGCACTGTATCCAGCTAATCATCTGCCCTGTCTTTTGAAtttatcaagatttttttttcagtcagtgGTGAATTTCCTGCCTTTGTTCATCATGCCCTCTCATTTGCTTCTCCATTTCCACCCTTCAGTTTGTAGTAAGACACTGTTCAGATGTGATGCCATGATGTATTCCAACTCATTTGTAGCCCCTCTGCCTAACTTTTATACTCTCTATAAATAAACTCAAATTTCCCCCTCATAATGCCTAATTACGAGTACCTGTTACTTATCCAGTATTGTTTACACGTGGCACTGATAATGGACACCTTGTTTTCcatgtctttctcttcttccctcaacaggatcttgctgtgtatCTCAGGCTGGTCTCAGCTTAAAATATCTCATGCTCAGTGTCCCAAGTTCTGTGATCACAGGCATGTGTCAGCGTAACTGGTTGAGAAACTTCCTATTAAGCATTCCTTCAACACTGTATAAATACATGCAACTTAACACTAAACTAGTTGACATGAGTGATTACTTTAGATGGCTTGAGTGTAGAGATTTTGATGATTGAATCTTATACCCAGTTACTACGACTTTATAAAACAATTTTTCCAAAACTTGAGTTAATTCACAGTGACAAgatccatgttttttgtttttttttttttttttgcttatgaaGCAGATGTGTTTCCCTGTATCAGCTGCTAGTTTGTAGTTATAAATGAAGAGTGTTTCAAATGAGTGGATTATAAAATTTGTGAGTCATTTTCTGCAGTGGCAAAACATGTGTTTTGTTCATATAGACAGGTGTCACCCACTTAAGTTTCAATTTTCATTCTTGCTACTCTTTAATATTTActcatttaaaacatttcttgGAAGGCTAATCAGTATCCACTGGTATATCTGCTTATGTTAATAGAGGGATATTACAATTCAGCTGCATATTATAATATCAATAAATTGTTTTGAATTGAAAATGAGATTCTTTCAGGAACTAGCAATGATCTTATGACTGAGGATTCATCTCATTAAACCTATTTCTGCATCCGTAATACAGAAGTAACTGCTTCTCACCATGATACAGATTAAGGCTCCTGTCAATCAAGTGTTACACACTAGAAATCTGGAgccggagagatggttcagtgattaggAGTACTTGCTATTcatgtagaggacctgagtttggttcacaGCACCATGACAGGCAAAtcacaacctcctgtaattccagcttcagggAATCCTATATTCTCTATGGTCTCCATAGGCACCATACATGAACCAGAAGACCCCCCAGACAGGTGCACATAAaacaataactaaaaataaaattaaaaatctaatgGTTATGCACCAGAAATATATAATGTGAGGTTTTAATGTCAcattatttttctataatttttcttAGAACCTAGTATAAGAGCTTatcttaaatatttgaaaattaaataattatactAAACCAAAATGAACATGACATTGATTTTTAAATACATCCTGAAGCTACCCACCTATCTACCATCTGTATATTTATATACGATcactatttaatatatttacacATATCTTAAGTATAAAGATAGGTAGACGCATAGACAGATACGTAGAAAGATATAACAAACAATTTgcttaaaagttttaaattcaGGCCTTCTTGCTTGTCAAAAATATAATGGCTGTCTTTTAGTAGAAGAGTGTGGCAGAGCACCGCCAGTGTGGAAATGCTTAAGAagactgtgctgtacaatatTTACTCTATGGTCCTGATAGTAAAGAAGACACATGCTGACAATGATAAAAACCTGGTTAAGGTTACCACCTTGATACTTCAGAAAAAGGTAAAAGGTTCAGGTCGAAATGAACAACTGGGAAATCCGAAGTTGATAAACTGTTATTACAGTCAAGAGAACTATTATCTGCCGTACTGTACACCTTGAAAATGAAACTGAATCTATCTGAGATGTTAAGGAAAAGCAAGAGCATTAGGTGCATGGGCCTTGCAGAAGACTGTAATGTTCTCATTCGTCAGAACCTAGATGTAATGTGTTAGTGCGCGAGcattctgtttcctttctcttcttttatccCTCAATTCTCTCTCAGCTTAGTCCCATGTGAGATTATTGCATGTTCTACAGATTCTACATTCACTTTTCTCTGgacttagaatatatatatatatatatatatatatatatatatatatatttgctgaCCCTTACTTTCATAATTTtaatagatatatttttaaatatttaaaatatttttacacaaATCATTAAAATAACTTCTAGAGATATTTAATAATTCATGGTTAATCTCAAATGATCATCAGTGTCACCTGAAGTAGCTGATGCTGCTAGTTTCTAAGGAGAAAACTAGTGGCAAATGAAGTCCATATAAATGATGACACATGAGAAGCAGGATCTGTTTGCGAAGCCgtgatttaattttaatgaaaacgGGGGGGGGGACATTTTACGGAAATAGAACAATCTCAAGCTTTGCCAAAAAATACTAAAGCGATCCGCATCTCAAAAGCACCGAGTTCAGGTGAAGAGGCTTACAATAGAATGAGCATACACAATGCAGCCCCCACGAACGGGAGCCCACCCTATGATGCTGGCTGATCTCTCTCGAAGCCAGGAGCATCAAGTTGCTTCAGCTCTTCACCATTTTCTTTCGTAAGGATAACGCCGAGAATTCACGGAAGAGGAGTATGGTTGAAAGCTGCCATATGTGTAGCTTGGGGGCCGGTAGCAGTCAGGTACGCAGCTGAAAGGCTGGCACCCGTAGGTCTGGCGTCGCAGTGGCGGACGGCCATAGGTCAGATAGCCGAAGGGTTGACAGCCATAGGACAGGTAACTGGGCACGTAGCCGCTCAAAGGCTGTCTACAGTATGTTGGACGGCCAAAGCTGGGACTGTGGGACGTGACGGGAAGACAGCTAGATCCTTCCTGGGATCCAGACATCCCTGATGTAACCGGATCGCAGACCGCAGGGCGTCCAGGGTTCCTTTTGCAGCTGGTTGACTGGCAGCTGCTGTGTTCACCGCAGGGCTCCCGGCAGTTGTCACATGGTGTGTTGCTGCCCAGACTGCTGGTAGAAGAGCAAGGGGCATCTCCACACCTCATCTCAGTGGAGCAGAGCCCGCTGGGTGAGGTGACAGGAACAGGACTAGAGTTCCTAAGAGAAGAGCTATGGACTTCTGAGCAGAAGTTATTAGACATGGTAGCCGTAGGAAAATAGACAATTAGGCCTCGGTCAAATCGCAGAGAACACGCTGCTGAAGTGTGTTTGTTGCAGGCTAGACTTCTTTATATACCCTGGGTGCTGGGTGTTGGTTCCCTGTGGAGCCTGTCCCCCTGGCACCTTATTAGAATGTCACTCGGCTGCCAACTAAGCAGTTCTCCCACTAACTCGTAAAAGACAGGTGATTAGTGTCACGTCTTTAAATGACTGTCATTTCAAAGTCAATCTGGTCCTCCTCGCCCAGTTTCTCATTAGAAGCAATTTTCCTTTAACAGTCTTAACAGTTTCTTAGAGTTATTGCCAAAAACCCACTAATGCCTCtgtataattgatgaaaatttacataaaaccacttatgaataaaataaaattaaatatatttgaatgtttaaagtattaaaaaCACATTGGAGAGGTGATAAATATTGAGGAAGTTGATCTGAGACACCTGATGCTTTTTTGGAGAGCTAACCTAACTTGAAAACTCCACGCCACTTCCAGGAAGCCTAAATTACACACTGTGTTCAAGTCTATCTTTCCCAGTGAGGAATGGTGACCTGAAAATACCTACTAATTTTTACAGAGTTCCACACCCAAAAAGCATGTGTCACCGTTCTACCTTTTATTAGAATGAAACTTAAGGTGTTAGCAGACATCTTTTGATAGATGCTACTTACAAAGAAAGCCACATCTCTTTGGATATTTGCATCTGTGAGTTAAttgtattataaataaaactggtGATAAATAAAACTGGTGGTACATTTGTAGCCAGTCTCCTTGTAAATTTACAAAGAGTATCTTCTCATACACAACATGTTTTTACACAAATCATGTTTTCCTGATTGTTTAACAGATACAGAGAATTTAGTTTCTTCTTCCCTTCAGTCATTTAGAGACATAATGTATGGTTGGAAAGGAACTGGAAATTCCCAGCCTATTCTGCCAAACAGAACCATAGTTGTAGCTTTGTTACTTCTTCCCGGTCCTCTACAACTCAGCCTAGGCCAAGGCATTTAGATAAATGGCCTCTTACTGTTTCTTGATGAGTTTCAGATCAAGGCAGTGCTTGCTTACATCACGTGTCGCTGGGAACATGCCTGTAGTGGCACCTGTTGGAGTAGGAAAATTATAGGCCTTGGATAGGTTTCTTACCCCCATATTTCAGTTTTATCTTCTGGAATCAATAACAGCCAACATTTTTGGCTAGAAAAAAATATAACCAGAAAATGTACACTGTCTACTATTTTATCATTATATTCTCAGATGCAACTTTTTTAAGCTTGAATTCTTTCCCTTAAAAATACCAGCACATAGTTGGGcgaggtagcacatgcctttaatcccagcacttagggaggcaaaggcaggcaaattgctgtgcattcaaggccatcctggtctacaaaaaagcaaaacaaacaaaacaaaacaaaacaaaaaaaacccaatcaaacaaactaaaaaactcaggacagccaaggctacacagagaaacactgtctcaaaaaaacagaaacaaaaacaacaaaacaaaacaagaacccacaaaaacaaaaacagcacatTTCAAACAAGCTCACCAGTAGCTTTCAGTTTTTACTACTACTAATAGTACTAATGATAAAATGTGTGTAAAGTTTGGGTCATTATCCACCTGGAAGTCCTCAGCAGACTTGACTATGAGGTTGATCTGAAGCACAGCAATCCAGTGTCGGCAGCACTGAGCTTCGGTTGTAGACGTTTTTCATGAATAGCTATGGTAAATTGCAGTTTGAGggcaaacattttcttcttttactgaGGAAGAACATTCCTTTGCCATGAGAAAGCTCAGAGCTGACCTTTCTTATTAGAAATTCTAAACATTTCTCAGGGTGCACTCATTTGGGTTTAGTATCTATTAAGGCGTCTTTTCTTTTTGCGACATCAGGAAAAATTCACACTGTCACGTTGTTTACATCTGTTTTGGGTGTGCATTTCAACAGTCACATTTATTTAAATCCCTTTAATACTGCAAACACTATAAACACATTTTATGATTCTTAGCTAAACCAAAAATAGAGTGAGTCAGGTTACAATTCTCTTTACTGAATAAGGAGATGGCTAACCAACATCATATCTTACCTTCCCTGCATTGGATTTTGAAGAATTTTTGAAATCATGTccattgtttgagaatttcatagatgCATATTATACATTATGATTACGTCCAGTCCACAAGCTCTTCCTTCCATTACGTGCTCTATCTTCCAAACCTCATTTTGTCTCAACTCCACATGCTCTGTTTATAAAGCTACTGAATTCACTTTGTGCTCCCTGTGTAGACAAGGATATAGGATCTACAGGGTCATGTGTAGGTCTCCCGGACATAcatccctaaagaaaactgactcccattCTAACAGCAGCCACCCCTTGCCAATAGCTCCACAACTAGGAGTGgaggatattttcttttttttttttccccaagtggCCAACTGAATCTttagtatagaaaaaaaaattacaacaaacAGTAcatattttcttgtttcataaAGTTGTCTCATATGTAAACCACAAATAAGTTAAATCCTCAGATGGGTGTTTCTCTATGTGTGATGTGTATTTGCTTTCTAAATTTATTAGTGATTAAACAAGAAGTTATGCTGCTGTCATAGTGGATAAAGAATATCCTGGATTCCCATAACCCCATAGATACATCTACAATTGGAGACCCATGGCATAATTAGCTGGGCACTGCTGTTAATGAGATAAATACCTTTTGTCGTTCAGTGAATATATAAGTCTATGTTTCATACAGTAAATAATAGAGATTTACTTATGATGTACTATATTTGTAAGTACTTGTATAGAAAAATTGTGTCCTAAATATCAAAGGAGGAGAAATGTTGCTACCTCTGTCCCCACAGTGGGGACagcaaacaaatgaacacaaacaCCTCATACTTCTCATTCACGTTTCTTTGGAATGAGAATTTTCAAGATCTTGGAAGcagattaaataaaagaaaaccagaGAGGAAGGAACATGGTGGCTGGCATGAAAAAGGCACACATTCATTGTATGCATGGCTCCACGCTTTAACAACCTCGAAAGTCAGGAAACATTAACTCTTTTAGGCATGCTACATATAGCCTCTGGGTGATGGTTAGTCAGCAAGTAACAGCAGGAAGAGCAGGCATATGGGGCATAATTCTCAAAGGATCAGAAGAAACAAGATTGCATAGTTTTAATAGGCTCTGGGGGTCACAGGGATCATAATCAGTGACAGCCAAAAGTGAAAGGAACTCTCAGTTCTACGTCTCACTGTAGCCTCCTTTGGATTTTACATCGTCAATTTGGAAAGATAGTGGCCTCCTCCATTAGTAAGTTTAttgtttcactttatttttctgtctgGGTGTAATTTTTCTATGTCTTTAATTTATTAGGATTTTCCTCCATTATGTTTGATCTGTAGATTTGGCTCAAAGTGCTCCCCATCCCAGTCATTATAGTTTACTTTATGTAAGTTTGAcctagctctctctctttttttctttcatatctttATTTACTATGAATCTATTTGTTCTAAATCTGTAAGCACAGCTCACTGTCCTAATATTTTTCTTAGATAACTTTGAAGTCATCATAATTTGTGCTGTGGTTCCTGTTTGGGGATAGTATGAGTCTTATATCCTTGGTTTTTTTGCTGGCCTTGTATGCCAGGTGTTGTTATTAAACAATATGTGTGGTACGCATTTTTGTGTTCCTGTAAACACTCTCAGCTTTGTTCTGGGGTAAGGGATTTACATGGAAACAGTTTGATCCTTTGAATGTTGCTTTCATGGGACGTTAAGTGAAACTAAATCAGTACTTAATCTCTGATTATTTTTTTGGATTTACAAAATATCCCTTTGATTCCTTCGCCAACTCTCTGCTGTATCTAGAAGGAAGCTAAATGATTGAGCTCTGAGTCTCTTTGATAATTCTGTCAGGTGGCTCTTCTTCAACTTCATGAGGTGTCCTCACCTGCACAGATTACTCATTAAGCTGTAGGGATGGCCTTGGTGAACTTTGCAGATCTTTGCAATTCTCCCCACTTTCCTTTGCTGCTCTCCAGTGTACCACCCTTTACCTCTCCTGTGCTGTGTATCTTGAAAAGATTTGTGCCTCCTGTACTTTGTACATTTTTATGGTTATTTCAACACAGAAATGCTCCTACTATTTCATtttttccagaagcagaaatccAAATCGGTTAATTTGAATCTCTacttttatgagaaaaaaaaaatcaatttgtcctattttttaaagataactgaaaacatgggatatactcacttatatagacctataagatatgataaacataatgaaatctatacacctaaaaaaagataagcaattgagcggacatggggtaagatgatcaatcctcgtttagaaagacagatgggatgtgcattgaacgtatgacaggagtctactgagcacatctgaaagactctaactagcagtgttttcaaagcaaagactcatgaccaaacctttggcagagtacagggaatcataagaaagaaggggagttagtctgatggggaaaggataggagctccacaaggaccaaatatatctgggcacagggtcttttctgagactgacattcaaccaaggaccatgtatggatataacctagaacctccactcagatgtagcctgtggtagctcagtaaccaattggtttcccaaagtgaggggaacagggactatttctaacaggaactcagtgactggctctttggtctgcccacccccgaagggaggagcagtcctgttaggccacagaggagggctttgcagccagtcctgaagatacctgataaaacaggatcagatgaatggggaggaggtcccccctatcagtggacttggaaaggggcacggtggagatgagggagggagagagggactgggagggaatgagggatcgggacacggctgggatacagagttaataaaatgtaactgataaaaaaaaaagaatcggaaaaaaaataaagataactgAATATAAGTTCCATACTTAcagcaacatttaaaaaaataacagagacCTAGTTTGTGCCTAATAATTACTACTCTTATTTTGCTTTAAGCCTCTTTCCCCTGTTATATTCCTGTGGAGAACAGTTTATTAGGATGCCTTTAAAGGACGATAAACCACTTTAAAGCAAATAAGCTCACTATTTTAAATTTCCTTATgcaaatacatgtatacatactttCATAtacaaattattaattttaagtgGACACTGAGAAAGTCGTCAGCTAAAAACTCATGAAGTCAGCACAGTATATAAAAGCTAGCTCATGGGAAATTTGCATTGGTTCACTAATTGTGACAAGTATAAGTAGCAACACAAGCCATCACTAATAGATACAGATTAAATAAAAATCTATACTATTTTCATAAGTTTCCTATAAACCCAAAAcaattctaaaatatataaatgtggACAATGGACTAACTTAAActactaataaataaaaaaaatatttgtttatttaacatCTTTAACAGTTTATCcaatcccgcctctgagaaaaaggtatcggacgggtctgatgctctttgggtggatgacacctaaatgaacagcagtacaaagtcctaatttatttctaatatcagagatcagacctctactcttgcctgatgtgtccaaaacaaaaaagggggaactgtagagagctgcgtaatgccgtgccttaaagatggagctggtttccgccttccaccttcccgatggtgagtgctctctgtcacaaacaattccacatttggctaaggctgaaaatctggcttgcttccatgtatgtggacctatctgcattgcccacatggcacgctggggttggctacccagaggctatttaagctgtgggctggctttccccagggtcagatgattgttcaagtttcctggataaactgcattgaaaaaataaaaataaaaataaaaaataaaacatcattcatagtgataaaaaaaaaaaagagttaaataagacatgctcttctctgggtcgaaagcggctgaccctgagtgcagtgcttagcctcgcatcctgagcataacattttaggtttttatggtagccaaccatgcttggggagactatcctgcttcaatggctgtaaaggcctgaatgatcatggctgcattacactgttgtgagactctaatcttgcatatacaccacaggcaaaccaaggagaccaacaccagaaggcctgctaacgctcccatgcccgcccattccttcagatgattcatggctgcagcaatccatgatgataatcctatgactagtcctgcatccactctggtagaatttgccataacaatggccattctcagctgttccatcatagtatagaattcttcagtccaattatctaaaatatagctacacatgcgggttgatgccccagatcccgcctctgagaaaaaggtatcagacaggtctgattctctttgggtggatgacacctaaatgaacatcgg
Proteins encoded in this window:
- the LOC110544066 gene encoding keratin-associated protein 26-1, translated to MSNNFCSEVHSSSLRNSSPVPVTSPSGLCSTEMRCGDAPCSSTSSLGSNTPCDNCREPCGEHSSCQSTSCKRNPGRPAVCDPVTSGMSGSQEGSSCLPVTSHSPSFGRPTYCRQPLSGYVPSYLSYGCQPFGYLTYGRPPLRRQTYGCQPFSCVPDCYRPPSYTYGSFQPYSSSVNSRRYPYERKW